ATACTGTTGGGCTTTCctttttaacagcagaaatatTCCATTATAATTACTCAAAAAAGTCACAATCTTAATAGTAAGGCATGAATAATATAGCACCCTGACAGCTAAGCAGTTAAATGGAATTCTGCCCtcatttattttatgatttaatcCATAATAACACTGTTAGTTATTCATCTTTCCATCTGAGACAGGTCCAAATGACCTTAGAGAAAAAGGATCTTTTAGGCAAATTCTTctacaaacatatttttaagaCTTCTGTCATACTCCTTAAACTTAAATCTGTTAAATTGAGTGTTTTTACATCTAACCCCAACATGTTTTAACCTGTACTCTTACAACCCCCACATTATTGGCTgtttacattgactttacagAAGGCTATGTCTGACGGCTTTCTCTCTCAGCAGCTAGAATGGCCTTCGGAGAAGTCTTGCCAAACATGCAGCAGTTGTGATGGCTTAAACCCATTAGCAATGATCAGTTTAGCAAAAGTGCATCTGTCATACTCCAAATTTCTGATTTCAAACAGGTTCCTGAAGCTGAACAGACTGCGGGCGTACACCGGCCTCACACCCAGAATGCGCAGACACAAACCCACATAGACATCTTCCAGGGGAATCATCTGGACGAACCCGGACGCCCAGGAGATCCTGGCAGCCAGGTCTGCTGAGAACACGTACCCAGCTCCAGACACATAAGGGGGGAAGCTGTCCTCAGGGTACAGCTCCTCTGACAAATGCCATTTGCTGTTTCTGTCCCGCCTCGGCTTACCGTCCCATATCACTGACCCGGTGATGAAGTCCTGCCTGGGAGCGCCAACCAGGTGTCTGATGAGGTAGAACACATTCACAAAGATGTCGGAGTCCACTTTCATGGCATATGAGGCATTTGGGCAGTGGGTAGCAAGCcacttcatcatcatcatagtcTTGATGGTCAGGTTCTGATAACTGTCCTGAAAGTCCATCTGGATGATATCTTCATGTTTCTtgctctcctcctccagctccttctGAATGCTGGACCTCTGACCCCCCTCTGGTAGCCCCACATAAAACAGAGTGAGGTGATCCTGCCCTGGAGCGCCCCATGTTTCTCTGACGGCTTCTCTTGCTGCAACCTCCAGAGGTGCAACTGCGACCATAAAAACCAGGAAAGGCTGTCTGTGGGTGCATGCAGAAGGCTGGTTGAGAATATAGCGGTAAGTTTCTGGAGATAGTACCCTGTACTCCTGCGCGCTGAGGGGTCTAGGCTTTGGCGGATGTTTACTTAGTGTTTCTCTGTTCACTAAGATCTGAGCAGACAGGACGAGCACAGCGAGAACGGCGAAGAACTTCACTAATCTCCACGAACAAGTTACCTTCATTGCCTCAGCATGTCCTGTTCGCGCCGTGGTCCTGGTTTATGTCCGACATGAAGTCTAACATCGGAGAAATCACGCCGCATTTCTGTCTTCCGGAGGGAGGTAGCTGTTCCCAACAGGACGAACCAGGAAATGGTTTTAAACATGAGACAGCATGGGGCGGTCAGGAGGGAAGTCCTCCCCCTCACTGCAGTGTGCAATAGTGGGCGGGGTCAGGAGGAAGAGTTCCACAGCTGTGAGCGTGAAGTCACTGGAGCGCCGCTCTGATTGGTGGATTTAATCATAAATTTATGACACAAGGCGGGACTACAAACAATTTCTAAACAACACTCCATGGACAAGGGGAGGAGAGAAGAGTTCGGCTGCCCGGAGTTAGAAGTTTATGCCGGAAGTCAGCTCTGTGGAGAGTGGCAGGGACGAGAAACACCCGAGGCTGTTTGTTTTCAGTGCTGCTCCTCAGAAGAAAGTAGTCCCCTGTTTCATCTTACTGTTGTGTACATCAGTGATACTCTAcgcgtggctcttgagccacacgtggctcttttgggactatttgtggctctttaatgtgttAGTTTATAATATTATGCCCCcaacaaaccttaaaaaagggaaacgtTGACCCAAGTAATtttccattgcaagtcacaatcagtttgtttcccacacacatacagtagCCTTCAGTTATTACACTTAATTGTCAACttgtatttttgtctgtatatttccattgccccctatttgcaattttttgtgccttttttctatttttgcccattttaatccatatttacAGCATAAGCCATTTTTGgtgccaatttctgcccattttacccccccccctttttttttttttacctttttcatcagttttcgCCAATGTTATCAtgcattttccccattttttgccattagatgccactttccccccattttttctCACTGGTTTGCAGCAATGtttttggagctttttgaccatttttgccacctgtaacttttttttggtcacttctcaccagtgttagttttggcagctatttctaatttaagtcttagttttagtctttaaatgaaatgcatttttgttttagtcacattttagtcatttctgtcctttttagttttagtctagttttaatcgacaaaagccaaaaaacattgtagtctagttttagtccataaaagtcctcacatcaTAGtcttttaaccttgcaaagcagatggatacgcccgtttccttgtttttcactggcgaatccatcttgcaaagctcccatctgaaccgttagGGCcaggtcagaaagtgacaggaccaatcagcgacgaggggcagtactttcagccgcagcagagtcgtgacgtaagtgagcagcagcaagagctggtgcagttatggaggaagagattagtgtggatgctgctaaagcgccagttttatcagaacttgacaacatttctttgttaaaagaacaacaaagaacagcagtgagttgttttcttttcaaaaacgacaaaagtcgagtactgacacgTCTATAGTCACTGTTGTTCGCGTTCTCAGTACACAGTAACATTTTCAactaagtagatgccatttcctgtattctagtgcattttaacaccacattagcaccagataatcaaaactggttctgtgaaatatagttctggctcaatatagatcaaaaaaagGCCCAatataaaagtcattgcaacagtagtgttttgccaaccaggagggcacttaagcacccaagagggcagtttatcacgttttaaccagccaagagggcaattaagtgttttttttcacccaagagggcagtttagtgtgttttgccaaggAGGAGGGTACTTTAACATACCTTTTTGCCACCAAAGTGGGAAATTTATCATATTTtcaccagccaagggggcagtttagtgtgttttttctacccaagagggcagtttagtgtgttttgccaatcaGGAGGGCAccttagcgtgtgttttggctctcgagggcactttaacatgaGTTTTgactcccaagagggcactttagtacgtgtttggctcccaaaagggcactttaacacGCATTTAacactgcccccccccccccaccccccacccccgcACACCACTGTTCTTAGCCCCTGTGATATTTTGTGTGAATTCTGAGCATTACTTCTGGATCCTGGATCTGAATCCTGATTGAGCAATTCAGAGATTTAAATGCACTGTTCTTAAAACCATAGAATGCTTTTTTGTGATGTTGCAGAtatgtattttaaaactcagatctgaatcaaataaaacatttttttagcaTGCTGACATAGATTAAAACATTGGTTCTGAAACCCCATTGGGGACtgccatccatccacccacccttGCTCTCTGGTTTCTGTAGCCTTTTCAGTGATTGCATGCCCTGTCCCAATCACCCAAACATTACACAGGTAAATACTTTTGCgcttccatagagcaaaagttggaaagggtcccaaaaacaACAACCCGTACTATCCCACTTTTGGCACCCGAGTGCAGGTCCTGAGTGTGAGAacagtgtgaatgtgtgtgacCTGCTGTGCCAAAGCACTGAGTAGTCAGACGGCTAGCAAATCATTGATACCATTGATTATCAGCTCGTCTTCATCCctgaaactgaaaataaaacacctgaaccatttagtttaaaacaaactgttttattGTAATACAGTCGACAGAGAAACACCTGCTGTTCATCCAgttataaacaaacaaaacaaaataaacttaaCTTACACAGGCATTCTTTAAAAGGTCAGTGGTTTAGTATGCTGCTGTAGCAGGGTGGGGGTTTGGGTTGGGacgggggtggggggtggggggggtaaCAACATTTACTAGTTCTCTAGATTTGGCCTGATCAAACACGATCATCAACATAAGCATAGAGACCCTACAATGTCGAATAAAATTCAATTGGAATTGaccttttttcatgttttgtgtcAACAACATATAACATTCTCTTGAACCACATATATGCACTGTATTCACATTTTGcaaagagaaaggagaaaatgtgATCACCTCATTTCATTATATACTTAACAACAGGTCCTGCCTTGGAttcattaaagaaagaaaataaattgaagcttttctttaatcttctttagcttttttctttttttaaaacacaatacTGTGGCTTTAGCATGATGCTTTCAAGCACTCACATAATAAATGGAAACATTTTCCATCCACTTGGATGTGGGATGTGGCAGGTAAAATACTTTGTCATACAAGTTTCTTTTGTTGGTGTTGGCTTGTTCTGCAGGAGATGAGGAAACCTGGGAGGGATAAAGTGACAGACGAGTAAAGTtgcacaaagacaaacaaatgGCATGTTAGATGGAGAAATCTGTCATCTGAGCAGTGCCATCTACAGAGTATCccttttcaaatgtttaattCAGATACATGTACAGTTCTGTACAAGGAATAGAATTTCTATGACAATCCAGCTGAATTATCACTGTATTATCTGCTCAAGCAAAGAGGCCCTGAACCTAAACAAGACCAGATTGTTCTATAAACATCCTGTCCATTCTGTAAAACCCCAAACGTGGCTTGGATGTGAAATAGGGAACTGTATTAATTACTGTACACAACAAAATGCCCAAGCTCCACATTCTCCTCCCCACAAATGCTGCAACATAAGAGATGGAATCAGACTCAGGTGGGATGGGTTTGCTCTCTTTGGTGCGTGTAAAGAATCGGTGTGGGCTTGGTTTAAGTCCAGTTTGTAACATGCACATTGATTTCCGCACTTGTAGCATTTCCGCAACCGTATCACAGAGGGATGGGCTCATGGAGTCAATGCTGATCTGACAGTAAGTGGGAGGAGGGAAGGTGCGTTGGGCTCTTGGCAGTGGCTTTGGTCGCTGCAGGGTGTGTGGGTGTTGGAGTCGAGGTGGTTTATGGGGAGTCCAGACGGAGTAGTAGAagtgttgttcttgttgttcctGTTGGTGATGATGGGTTTCTTTATGATCGTTTCCTTCTGCCTTCCAGGTTTCTGAAGTTGGATGGCCTGATCTTCATCTCAGCAAACTCGATTGAATGCTCGTGGCCTTTCCAGTGGAACCAGTTCACACcctggaggaggagacagggaaATGACAGACGAATTAGAGACAGAGCCAGTGGCCAAAACGCATCAGAGAGGA
The Cheilinus undulatus linkage group 5, ASM1832078v1, whole genome shotgun sequence DNA segment above includes these coding regions:
- the b3galt8 gene encoding beta-1,3-galactosyltransferase 2 — encoded protein: MKVTCSWRLVKFFAVLAVLVLSAQILVNRETLSKHPPKPRPLSAQEYRVLSPETYRYILNQPSACTHRQPFLVFMVAVAPLEVAAREAVRETWGAPGQDHLTLFYVGLPEGGQRSSIQKELEEESKKHEDIIQMDFQDSYQNLTIKTMMMMKWLATHCPNASYAMKVDSDIFVNVFYLIRHLVGAPRQDFITGSVIWDGKPRRDRNSKWHLSEELYPEDSFPPYVSGAGYVFSADLAARISWASGFVQMIPLEDVYVGLCLRILGVRPVYARSLFSFRNLFEIRNLEYDRCTFAKLIIANGFKPSQLLHVWQDFSEGHSSC